The Xanthomonas fragariae genome has a segment encoding these proteins:
- the dusA gene encoding tRNA dihydrouridine(20/20a) synthase DusA, with protein MTAYAASLRLSVAPMMDWTDRHCRVFHRLLAPSARLYTEMVHANAVIHGDRSRLIGFDPVEHPVALQLGGSEPALLAQAAAIAQEWGYDEINLNCGCPSDRVQAGRFGACLMREPALVADCIAAMCAATTLPITVKCRLGVDGDDDYAAFANFADQVVVAGAALVVVHARNAWLKGLSPKENREVPPLRYDWAYRLKLERPSLPVVLNGGIADVATALAHLRHTDGVMLGRAAYHDPYMLHCLDAALNQRPEQSRASLLRALQPYVQSQLEQGLALKHITRHVLGLFHGQPGGRAFRQILSEGAHRPDAGWELVEQALQRTDSHAWRVVV; from the coding sequence ATGACTGCTTACGCCGCCTCGCTGCGCCTGTCTGTCGCCCCGATGATGGACTGGACCGACCGGCATTGCCGGGTATTCCACCGCCTGTTGGCGCCGTCTGCGCGCCTTTATACCGAAATGGTGCACGCCAATGCGGTGATACACGGCGATCGCTCGCGGCTGATCGGCTTCGATCCGGTCGAGCATCCAGTCGCCCTGCAACTAGGTGGCAGCGAGCCTGCCCTGCTCGCGCAAGCCGCCGCGATTGCGCAGGAATGGGGCTACGACGAGATCAATCTCAATTGCGGCTGCCCGTCCGATCGCGTGCAGGCCGGGCGCTTCGGCGCCTGCCTGATGCGCGAGCCAGCGTTGGTGGCCGACTGTATTGCCGCCATGTGCGCAGCCACCACGCTGCCGATCACGGTCAAATGCCGCCTTGGCGTGGACGGCGATGACGACTACGCAGCGTTTGCCAACTTTGCCGACCAAGTGGTCGTGGCCGGCGCGGCATTGGTGGTGGTGCACGCCCGTAACGCCTGGTTGAAGGGCTTGTCGCCGAAGGAAAACCGCGAAGTTCCACCGCTGCGCTACGACTGGGCTTACCGCCTCAAGCTGGAGCGGCCAAGCCTGCCGGTGGTACTCAATGGTGGCATTGCCGACGTTGCTACCGCGCTGGCGCATCTGCGGCACACCGACGGCGTCATGCTAGGTCGCGCTGCCTACCATGATCCCTACATGCTGCACTGTCTGGATGCAGCGTTGAACCAGCGCCCGGAACAATCGCGCGCATCATTGCTGCGCGCACTGCAGCCGTACGTACAATCCCAGCTGGAACAAGGCCTGGCGTTGAAGCACATCACCCGGCATGTGCTGGGGCTGTTCCATGGGCAGCCGGGTGGACGGGCGTTTCGGCAAATACTGAGCGAGGGCGCACACCGCCCGGACGCTGGCTGGGAACTGGTCGA
- the katB gene encoding catalase KatB: MVLALLAPTLIAPPVFAQSVLTRDNGAKVGDNQNSQTAGPTGPVLLQDVQLIQKLQRFDRERIPERVVHARGTGVKGEFTATADLSSLTKAKVFSAGEKTPVFVRFSSVVHGNHSPETLRDPHGFATKFYTSEGNWDLVGNNFPTFFIRDAIKFPDMVHAFKPDPRTNLDDDARRFDFFSHVPESTRTLTLLYSNEGTPAGYRFMDGNGVHAYKLVNAQGEVHYVKFHWKTLQGSKNLDPKQVAAVQSKDYSHLTNDLVGAIKKGDYPKWDLYLQVLKPEDLAKFDFDPLDATKIWPDVPEQKVGQMVLNKNVDNFFQETEQVAMAPANLVPGIEPSEDRLLQGRIFSYADTQLYRIGTNGLSLPVNRPRVAINNGSQDGEANTGHTTSGVNYEPSRLEPRPQDTAARYSALPLSGTTQQAKITREQNFKQAGELYRSYSKKDRADLVQSFGESLAPTDTESKHILLSFLYKADPEYGTGVTRVAKGDLARVKQLASTLQD, encoded by the coding sequence ATGGTGCTAGCCCTGCTAGCCCCGACGTTGATCGCCCCGCCGGTCTTCGCCCAATCGGTTCTGACCCGCGACAATGGTGCCAAGGTCGGGGATAACCAGAATTCGCAGACTGCCGGCCCAACCGGCCCGGTCCTGCTGCAGGACGTGCAGCTGATCCAAAAACTGCAGCGCTTTGATCGCGAGCGTATTCCCGAGCGCGTGGTGCATGCGCGCGGGACCGGCGTCAAGGGCGAATTCACCGCTACTGCCGATCTGTCCAGCCTGACCAAGGCCAAGGTGTTCAGCGCCGGCGAAAAGACCCCGGTGTTCGTGCGCTTTTCCTCGGTGGTGCACGGCAATCACTCGCCGGAAACGCTGCGCGACCCGCACGGTTTCGCCACCAAGTTCTATACCAGCGAAGGCAACTGGGATCTGGTCGGCAACAACTTCCCGACCTTCTTCATCCGCGATGCGATCAAGTTCCCCGACATGGTCCACGCGTTCAAGCCGGACCCGCGCACCAACCTGGACGACGATGCGCGTCGCTTCGATTTCTTCTCGCATGTGCCCGAGTCCACCCGCACGCTGACCCTGCTTTATTCCAACGAAGGCACACCCGCCGGCTATCGCTTCATGGATGGCAATGGCGTGCACGCCTACAAGCTGGTCAACGCGCAGGGCGAAGTGCATTACGTCAAGTTCCACTGGAAGACGCTGCAGGGCAGCAAGAACCTAGATCCCAAGCAGGTTGCCGCGGTCCAGTCCAAGGACTACAGCCACCTGACCAACGATCTGGTCGGCGCGATCAAGAAGGGCGATTACCCTAAGTGGGATTTGTACTTGCAGGTGCTCAAACCGGAAGACCTGGCCAAGTTCGATTTCGATCCGCTCGATGCCACCAAGATCTGGCCGGACGTGCCGGAGCAAAAGGTCGGCCAGATGGTGTTGAACAAGAACGTCGACAACTTCTTCCAGGAGACCGAGCAGGTGGCGATGGCGCCGGCCAACCTGGTGCCGGGCATCGAGCCGTCGGAAGATCGGCTGCTCCAAGGCCGTATTTTTTCCTATGCCGATACCCAGCTGTATCGCATCGGCACCAATGGCCTGAGCCTGCCGGTCAACCGCCCGCGTGTGGCCATCAATAACGGCAGCCAGGATGGCGAGGCCAACACCGGGCACACCACCAGCGGCGTGAACTACGAGCCGAGCCGCCTTGAGCCGCGTCCGCAAGACACCGCTGCGCGTTACAGTGCGCTGCCGTTGTCGGGCACGACCCAGCAGGCCAAGATTACCCGCGAGCAGAACTTCAAGCAGGCCGGTGAGCTGTATCGGTCCTACAGCAAGAAAGATCGTGCCGATCTGGTGCAGAGTTTTGGCGAGTCGCTGGCCCCTACCGATACCGAGAGCAAGCATATCCTGCTGTCGTTCCTGTACAAGGCCGACCCCGAGTACGGCACCGGCGTGACCCGCGTCGCCAAGGGCGATCTGGCCCGCGTCAAGCAGCTGGCCTCTACCCTGCAGGACTGA
- a CDS encoding protealysin inhibitor emfourin, which translates to MSPQRPPVDAGMTLRLAREGGVAAFPAMRRERKLVMDELDDAQRRHLKTLLDQCLVHALPLPQAGGGDCRYFSIVWDGASEPLRIPEEYAPVELVRLWKQGTL; encoded by the coding sequence ATGAGTCCACAACGGCCGCCAGTGGATGCGGGCATGACGTTACGGCTGGCACGCGAAGGCGGTGTGGCGGCATTTCCGGCCATGCGCCGCGAGCGCAAGCTGGTGATGGATGAATTGGACGATGCACAGCGGCGACACTTGAAGACCTTGCTGGACCAATGCCTGGTGCATGCGCTGCCGCTTCCGCAGGCCGGTGGTGGCGACTGCCGTTATTTCAGCATCGTCTGGGACGGCGCCAGCGAGCCGCTGCGCATTCCCGAAGAATATGCCCCGGTCGAACTGGTGCGGCTGTGGAAGCAGGGCACGTTGTAG
- the aroE gene encoding shikimate dehydrogenase, with product MPVSHYAVFGHPVAHSLSPVIHADFGKQTGIALDYTAIDAPPEEFSAALQRFADEGGKGANVTLPLKEAACALSNSVSDRARLAGAVNTLVRNDGQWQGDNTDGVGLVRDLTDRHGLDLRGRRVLLLGAGGAARGVAPALLEAGITEMVVVNRSPERADALCDALGEPGRVVSRYIEDLRDLGDFELIVNATAAGRDRDAGAFALPLGLVNSLTAAVDLNYGATAIAFLAWARAAQCRYAIDGLGMLVEQAAVSFSLWHGLRPDTDPVYAALRAREAVLISAD from the coding sequence ATGCCTGTGTCCCATTATGCCGTGTTCGGTCACCCCGTCGCCCATTCGCTGTCGCCGGTCATCCACGCCGACTTCGGGAAACAGACCGGCATCGCGCTGGATTACACCGCCATCGATGCGCCGCCGGAGGAATTCAGCGCCGCGCTGCAACGCTTCGCCGATGAAGGAGGCAAGGGCGCCAACGTGACCTTGCCGCTGAAAGAAGCCGCCTGTGCGTTGTCCAACAGCGTGAGCGATCGTGCGCGTCTGGCCGGCGCGGTCAACACGCTGGTGCGCAATGACGGCCAGTGGCAGGGCGACAACACCGATGGCGTTGGCCTGGTGCGCGATCTCACCGATCGCCACGGCCTGGACCTGCGCGGGCGCCGTGTGTTGCTGCTGGGCGCCGGTGGCGCCGCGCGTGGCGTGGCACCAGCGTTGCTGGAAGCGGGCATCACCGAAATGGTGGTGGTGAACCGTTCGCCCGAGCGTGCCGATGCGTTGTGCGATGCGCTGGGCGAACCGGGGCGGGTGGTGTCGCGTTACATCGAAGATCTGCGCGATCTGGGCGACTTCGAGTTGATCGTCAATGCCACTGCCGCCGGTCGCGACCGCGATGCCGGTGCCTTCGCGCTGCCGCTGGGTCTGGTCAACAGCCTCACCGCCGCGGTCGATCTCAACTACGGGGCCACCGCCATTGCTTTCCTGGCTTGGGCACGCGCGGCGCAATGCCGTTACGCCATCGACGGCCTCGGCATGCTGGTGGAGCAGGCAGCCGTCAGCTTTTCGCTGTGGCACGGCTTGCGCCCGGATACCGACCCGGTTTATGCCGCGCTGCGCGCACGCGAGGCCGTACTGATCAGTGCCGATTGA
- the dinG gene encoding ATP-dependent DNA helicase DinG, with product MSEVAPPAAPSAPVPPAPTQRSLTEPVKAGIREAYAKLQANTPGFATRRAQSQMIGLVARALATSGGIGIAEAPTGVGKSLGYLTAGVPIALATKKKLVISTGTVALQSQLVERDIPAFLKATGLEATVALAKGRTRYLCTRNAAELQGETSQEGMFDDEQVLYDRPLSPTDADLAKRLAKAYAERSWNGDLDDAPEQISVPLRLRITTPASGCAGRRCSYAAQCPVLKARTEVREAQIVVTNHALLLSSLSLGDAENGQPLIAPPADMLLVLDEGHHIAGVAIDQGAANLPLDDMAKRTGRLQILIAAAYRAFDKDKIGNLLPSEAIELASRLSKLLKAFHAEVERLWKPEPGERDPLWRAANGKLPPQWGPAIEELGEDTHALFNWVHAAHSAIAKGKQDDSARERLQRSLGMALEMAEQQHNLWSAWRREDKQGQPPMARWITLSRDGDLICHCSPVSAAQVLRTMIWNEVDSVVMTSATLTGGGDFQSFAIDNGLPDHAEMASLASPFDLPNQAELIVPDFPVTPDDREGHPKEVARYLVRELDWTSKGSIVLFTSRWKMEKVADLMPLAQRNRVLVQGEGNKSQLIAEHMRRIAAGEGSVLFGLNSFGEGLDLPGDACTTVVITQVPFAVPTDPQTSTLSEWLESRGHNAFNLIAIPHALRTLTQFAGRLIRSSNDHGRVIILDSRLLTRRYGKRIIDALPPFKRVIGR from the coding sequence ATGAGTGAAGTCGCACCACCGGCCGCGCCGTCGGCGCCAGTCCCTCCCGCCCCTACCCAGCGCAGCCTTACCGAGCCGGTCAAGGCCGGCATCCGCGAGGCTTACGCCAAGCTGCAGGCCAACACGCCCGGCTTTGCCACGCGGCGTGCGCAGAGCCAGATGATCGGCCTGGTCGCGCGCGCGCTGGCCACCTCCGGCGGCATCGGTATCGCCGAGGCGCCCACCGGGGTGGGCAAGAGTCTGGGCTATCTCACCGCCGGCGTGCCGATCGCCCTGGCCACCAAAAAGAAGCTGGTGATCAGCACCGGCACCGTGGCGCTGCAGTCGCAGCTGGTGGAGCGCGATATTCCGGCCTTCCTGAAAGCGACCGGCCTGGAAGCGACCGTGGCACTGGCCAAGGGCCGCACCCGTTACCTGTGCACCCGCAACGCTGCCGAGCTGCAGGGCGAGACCAGCCAGGAAGGCATGTTCGACGACGAACAGGTGCTCTACGACCGCCCGCTCAGCCCGACCGACGCCGATCTGGCCAAGCGCCTAGCCAAGGCCTATGCCGAACGCAGCTGGAACGGCGATCTGGACGACGCGCCCGAACAGATTTCGGTGCCGCTGCGCCTGCGCATCACCACCCCTGCCTCTGGTTGTGCGGGGCGCCGTTGCAGCTACGCGGCGCAGTGCCCGGTGCTCAAGGCGCGCACCGAGGTACGCGAAGCGCAGATCGTGGTCACCAATCACGCACTGTTGCTTTCCTCGCTGTCGCTGGGCGATGCCGAAAACGGTCAGCCCTTGATCGCCCCGCCGGCCGACATGCTGCTGGTGCTCGACGAAGGGCACCACATCGCCGGTGTGGCGATCGACCAGGGCGCAGCGAATCTGCCGCTGGACGACATGGCCAAGCGCACCGGTCGCTTGCAGATCCTCATCGCTGCCGCGTACCGCGCGTTCGACAAAGACAAGATCGGCAACCTGCTACCCAGCGAAGCGATCGAACTGGCCTCACGCCTCTCCAAGTTGCTCAAGGCGTTCCATGCCGAAGTCGAGCGCCTATGGAAGCCCGAGCCCGGCGAGCGCGATCCGTTATGGCGTGCGGCCAACGGCAAGCTGCCGCCGCAGTGGGGCCCGGCGATCGAGGAGCTCGGCGAAGACACCCACGCGCTGTTCAACTGGGTACATGCCGCACACAGCGCGATCGCCAAGGGCAAGCAGGACGATTCCGCACGCGAACGCTTGCAGCGTAGCCTCGGCATGGCGCTGGAAATGGCCGAACAGCAACACAATCTGTGGAGCGCCTGGCGGCGCGAAGACAAGCAAGGCCAGCCGCCGATGGCGCGTTGGATCACGCTCTCGCGCGATGGCGATCTGATCTGTCATTGCTCGCCGGTATCGGCCGCGCAAGTGCTGCGCACGATGATCTGGAACGAAGTGGATTCGGTGGTGATGACCTCGGCCACCCTGACCGGTGGTGGCGACTTCCAATCCTTCGCCATCGACAACGGCTTGCCCGATCACGCCGAAATGGCCTCGTTGGCCTCGCCGTTCGATCTGCCCAATCAGGCCGAATTGATCGTGCCCGATTTCCCGGTCACGCCAGACGATCGCGAAGGCCACCCGAAGGAAGTCGCGCGTTATCTGGTGCGCGAACTGGATTGGACTTCCAAAGGCAGCATTGTGCTGTTCACCTCGCGCTGGAAGATGGAAAAGGTTGCCGACCTGATGCCGCTGGCGCAGCGCAACCGCGTGCTGGTGCAGGGCGAGGGCAACAAGTCGCAACTGATCGCCGAACATATGCGTCGCATTGCGGCCGGCGAGGGCTCGGTGCTGTTCGGCCTGAACTCCTTCGGCGAAGGTCTGGATTTGCCCGGCGATGCCTGTACCACCGTGGTCATCACCCAGGTGCCGTTCGCGGTGCCCACCGATCCGCAGACCTCCACCTTGAGCGAATGGCTGGAAAGTCGCGGCCATAACGCCTTCAACCTGATCGCCATCCCGCACGCGCTACGCACGCTGACGCAGTTCGCCGGCCGCTTGATCCGTAGTTCCAACGACCACGGCCGGGTGATCATTCTCGACTCGCGCCTGCTCACCCGTCGCTACGGCAAACGCATCATCGACGCGTTGCCGCCCTTCAAGCGGGTGATCGGGCGTTGA
- the hemB gene encoding porphobilinogen synthase, protein MAHPHYRPRRMRHDAFSRRLMRENTLTTDDLIWPVFVHELPGRAPIASMPGVARLSLDELLREAEVALELGIPVIDLFPVIDPSGKSLDATEAWNPGGLAQRAVRALKARFPELGVMTDVALDPYTTHGQDGIIDDKGYVLNEITVEALVKQSLSHAQAGVDIISPSDMMDGRIGAIRRALDADDHLDVRIMAYSAKYASAFYGPFRDAVGSAGNLGKADKTTYQMDPANSDEAMREIALDLEEGADMVMVKPGMPYLDVVRRVKEEFRVPTFAYQVSGEYAMLKAAAANGWLDERKCVLEALIAFKRAGADGVLTYFAPQVARWLREG, encoded by the coding sequence ATGGCCCATCCTCACTATCGCCCCCGCCGCATGCGCCACGATGCGTTTTCGCGTCGGTTGATGCGCGAAAACACGCTGACCACCGATGACTTGATCTGGCCGGTGTTCGTGCATGAGTTGCCTGGCCGCGCACCGATCGCGTCGATGCCGGGCGTCGCGCGCTTGTCGCTGGATGAGCTGTTGCGCGAGGCCGAAGTGGCGTTGGAACTAGGCATCCCGGTGATCGACCTGTTCCCGGTGATCGACCCGTCCGGCAAGAGTCTGGATGCGACCGAAGCCTGGAATCCGGGCGGTCTGGCGCAGCGTGCGGTGCGTGCGCTCAAGGCGCGTTTCCCCGAGCTTGGTGTGATGACCGACGTGGCGCTGGATCCATATACCACCCACGGCCAGGACGGCATCATCGACGACAAAGGCTATGTGCTCAACGAGATCACCGTCGAGGCGCTGGTCAAGCAGTCGCTGTCGCATGCGCAGGCTGGCGTGGACATCATTTCGCCTTCGGACATGATGGATGGCCGCATCGGTGCGATCCGCCGCGCGCTGGATGCCGACGATCATCTCGATGTCCGCATCATGGCGTATTCGGCCAAGTACGCGTCGGCGTTCTACGGCCCGTTCCGCGATGCGGTGGGCAGCGCCGGCAACCTCGGCAAGGCCGACAAGACCACTTATCAGATGGACCCGGCCAACAGCGACGAGGCGATGCGCGAGATTGCGCTGGACCTGGAAGAGGGCGCGGACATGGTCATGGTCAAGCCGGGCATGCCGTATCTGGACGTGGTGCGTCGGGTGAAAGAAGAATTCCGCGTGCCGACGTTTGCGTATCAGGTCAGCGGCGAGTACGCGATGCTCAAGGCGGCCGCCGCCAATGGCTGGCTGGACGAGCGCAAGTGCGTACTGGAAGCGCTGATAGCCTTCAAGCGCGCAGGTGCCGATGGCGTGCTCACCTACTTTGCACCCCAAGTGGCGCGTTGGTTGCGCGAGGGCTGA
- a CDS encoding ankyrin repeat domain-containing protein: MRTLLVLMFCTLSAVANAASPTSATNAAANPAQIMLKLRDYFFDAAREGRQDMLAEFIRSHYDLNTRDEKGYTALILAAYHGQRPAVEQLLNAGADPCAQDKRGNTALMGAIFKGELGIAKRLMQADCAPDQRNNAGQTAAMYAALFQRTDVLKELAAKGADLSLKDGQGNDVTKLQRGEFATAPVR, translated from the coding sequence ATGCGCACCCTGCTAGTTCTGATGTTTTGCACCCTGTCTGCGGTTGCCAACGCTGCGTCACCGACCAGTGCCACCAATGCAGCAGCCAACCCCGCGCAGATCATGTTGAAATTGCGCGATTATTTTTTCGACGCGGCACGCGAAGGCCGGCAGGACATGCTGGCCGAGTTCATCCGCTCGCATTACGACCTCAACACCCGCGATGAGAAGGGCTATACCGCCCTGATCCTGGCCGCGTATCACGGCCAGCGCCCGGCGGTGGAACAGCTGCTCAATGCCGGCGCCGACCCCTGCGCGCAGGACAAGCGTGGCAATACCGCGCTGATGGGCGCGATCTTCAAGGGCGAGCTGGGCATCGCCAAACGGCTGATGCAGGCCGACTGCGCACCGGACCAGCGCAACAATGCCGGCCAGACCGCAGCGATGTATGCGGCGCTGTTTCAACGCACCGATGTCCTCAAGGAGTTGGCCGCCAAGGGCGCAGACCTCAGCCTCAAGGACGGTCAGGGCAACGATGTGACCAAGCTGCAACGCGGCGAGTTCGCCACCGCGCCGGTGCGCTGA
- a CDS encoding PepSY domain-containing protein gives MLKTVLFQLHWLLGITAGLVLSVMGLTGALMSFENEIVRLANPAIAQLADRQAAGERALPVDVLVQRLDLGRQQAITRMLIDPTGGRPSTARLAGKGGGRVYLDPYTGEKVAAPRLSAAFAFIEDLHRHLTAGKRGQAVTGASTLILLFLCASGLYLRWPRRWWRLRTWWVVEWRRQGRSFLWSLHAVLGTWCLLVYLLVALTGLTWSYTWYRDGMMVLLGKEPTMRGDGRDRRPATVDFARLQRTLDGIAGTRSTALDVRLPTRAGQPLSVRFLPNDPDHDRAYDTLEIEPGSGALLRRQHYALLPRGQQLLVSMFSLHSGSFFGLPGRIVVMLASVGMSVFFVTGWMLYLDRRRKKCALRAARELLQSTPPASQAEPWLVGFASQSGFAERLAWQAAGHLQAAGLPVKVRSLAQLQAQDLQCTRHALFVVSTFGDGEPPDAARGFERVVLRQRLALPQLAYAVLALGDRQYAQFCGFSRRIEQWLNMQGARPLFPAVEMDNTDPQALAQWHAQLEQIAGAPVTAVPLTRPILTEWTLSSRTHLNPGSEGAPIWRIDLQPPAGAQWQAGDILEVQPAHAYAHVRACLVGWGLPPDALVHVNAQLLPLQQAAAERVLPEPLIRPPTPQPDPQAWLDACAWLPTRDYSLASVPADGTAMAVVRLTTRADGSPGLGSGWLICHAPTGAPVRARLRRNPGFHRVASAPMLLIGNGTGIAGLRGLLRDAELAGVHGHWLLFGERHAAHDALFADELQAWQANGHLQQLDWVFSRDQAHKRYVQHQLRDAGDAPRHWIDRGAVIYVCGSLDSMAREVDATLRELLGDARLESLTAAGRYRRDVY, from the coding sequence GTGCTCAAGACGGTGCTATTCCAACTGCACTGGTTGCTCGGCATCACCGCCGGTCTGGTGCTGTCGGTGATGGGGCTGACTGGCGCGTTGATGTCTTTCGAAAACGAGATCGTGCGGTTGGCCAATCCGGCCATCGCGCAGTTGGCCGATCGGCAGGCAGCAGGCGAGCGGGCATTGCCGGTGGATGTGCTGGTTCAGCGACTCGATCTGGGGCGGCAGCAGGCGATCACGCGCATGTTGATCGATCCCACCGGCGGACGTCCGTCCACCGCACGTCTGGCCGGCAAGGGCGGCGGTCGCGTGTACTTGGATCCCTATACGGGTGAAAAGGTCGCGGCCCCGCGACTGAGCGCCGCGTTTGCTTTTATCGAAGATCTGCATCGCCATCTGACCGCCGGCAAGCGCGGTCAGGCGGTGACCGGCGCGAGCACCTTGATCCTGCTGTTTTTGTGCGCGTCTGGTCTGTATCTGCGTTGGCCGCGACGTTGGTGGCGTCTGCGTACTTGGTGGGTGGTGGAATGGCGACGGCAGGGGCGCAGTTTTCTGTGGAGCTTGCACGCGGTGCTCGGTACTTGGTGTCTGTTGGTGTATTTGCTGGTCGCGCTGACCGGGCTGACCTGGTCCTACACCTGGTACCGCGACGGCATGATGGTTTTGCTCGGTAAGGAGCCGACGATGCGCGGCGACGGGCGCGATCGTCGCCCGGCCACGGTGGATTTCGCCCGCTTGCAGCGCACCCTGGATGGTATTGCGGGCACTCGCAGCACAGCACTGGATGTGCGTCTTCCGACCCGAGCCGGGCAACCGCTGAGTGTGCGGTTTTTGCCGAACGATCCCGACCACGATCGCGCCTACGACACTCTGGAAATCGAGCCAGGCAGCGGTGCGTTGCTACGTCGTCAGCACTACGCGCTGCTGCCCCGCGGGCAGCAATTGCTGGTCAGCATGTTTTCGCTGCATTCGGGCAGTTTCTTCGGCCTGCCGGGGCGCATCGTGGTGATGCTGGCCAGTGTCGGCATGTCGGTGTTCTTCGTCACCGGCTGGATGCTGTACCTGGATCGCCGCCGCAAGAAGTGCGCATTGCGTGCCGCACGCGAGTTGTTGCAAAGCACGCCGCCGGCCTCTCAGGCCGAGCCGTGGTTGGTCGGGTTCGCCAGCCAGAGCGGATTTGCCGAACGGCTCGCCTGGCAGGCGGCCGGGCATCTGCAGGCGGCCGGCCTGCCGGTGAAGGTGCGCTCGCTGGCGCAGCTTCAGGCGCAGGACCTGCAGTGCACCCGGCATGCGCTGTTTGTGGTCAGCACCTTCGGCGATGGCGAACCGCCGGATGCAGCACGCGGGTTCGAACGCGTGGTGTTGCGTCAGCGCTTGGCATTGCCGCAGTTGGCTTATGCGGTACTGGCCTTGGGCGACCGTCAATACGCGCAGTTCTGCGGGTTTTCGCGGCGCATCGAGCAGTGGTTGAACATGCAAGGTGCGCGGCCGTTGTTTCCCGCAGTAGAGATGGACAACACCGACCCGCAGGCGCTGGCGCAATGGCATGCGCAATTGGAGCAGATCGCCGGTGCGCCGGTGACGGCAGTACCGTTGACGCGGCCGATCCTGACCGAATGGACACTGTCGTCGCGCACGCATCTCAACCCCGGCAGCGAAGGTGCACCGATCTGGCGGATCGACCTGCAGCCGCCTGCCGGCGCGCAGTGGCAGGCCGGCGATATTCTCGAAGTGCAGCCTGCGCATGCGTATGCGCACGTACGTGCGTGCCTGGTCGGCTGGGGGCTGCCGCCGGATGCATTGGTGCATGTCAATGCGCAGTTGCTGCCGCTGCAGCAGGCTGCCGCCGAGCGCGTGCTGCCGGAGCCGCTGATACGGCCGCCAACGCCGCAGCCCGATCCACAGGCGTGGCTGGATGCCTGCGCCTGGCTGCCAACGCGCGACTATTCGCTCGCCAGCGTACCGGCCGACGGCACGGCGATGGCGGTGGTGCGCCTGACGACGCGCGCCGATGGCAGCCCCGGTCTGGGCTCGGGTTGGCTGATTTGCCATGCACCCACCGGTGCACCGGTGCGCGCGCGGTTGCGCCGCAATCCCGGCTTTCATCGCGTTGCATCGGCGCCGATGCTCTTGATCGGCAACGGCACCGGCATCGCAGGCTTGCGCGGCCTGCTGCGCGATGCCGAACTGGCCGGCGTGCACGGGCACTGGCTGCTGTTCGGCGAACGTCACGCCGCGCACGACGCGTTGTTTGCCGATGAGCTGCAGGCGTGGCAGGCGAACGGCCATCTGCAGCAGCTGGATTGGGTGTTCTCGCGCGATCAGGCACACAAGCGTTATGTGCAGCACCAGCTGCGCGATGCCGGCGATGCGCCGCGGCACTGGATCGATCGCGGCGCGGTGATCTACGTGTGCGGCAGTCTGGACAGCATGGCCCGCGAGGTCGATGCCACGTTGCGCGAACTCCTGGGCGATGCACGATTGGAGTCGTTGACCGCAGCAGGCCGTTATCGGCGCGATGTGTATTGA